In Heyndrickxia vini, the sequence CATCCTTCCCAATCATGGCATTTGTACTCGCCTTTAGAAATCCGCCGACCACATATGTTCTAATGCCTTTACTTAAAAGCGGCTCTATATTGGTTACACCATTAGTTACAACGACAATCTCCAATGCACTATCCAAGTATTGAATTAATTGGAGAGTTGATGTACCGGCGTCTAAATAAATACAATCACCATTTTCAATTAAACTGGCGGAGTATTTTGCAATTGCTTTTTTTGCCGAAAGATTTTTAGCTGACTTTTCAAGTATATTGGGTTCATCTAATTTCTTTTGAATTCGAGATGCACCGCCATGTACCCTTTTCAATGCCTTTTTTTCTTCTAACTGTACTAAATCCCGTCTGATGGTTGATTCTGAGGTCTTTGTTTCATCAACAAGCTCTTGGATACTTACAATATCTTTTTTCTTTAAAAGCTCAACAATCATTCGATGTCTTTCTGCTGTTAACATGGGTTTTTTCACCTCAGCTCCAATTGATAACGCATACAACTTCTTTCCTCTTTATAGTTTACATCCACTTTCGTTCAAAATCAACCACTTTCAGTCAAAATCATCCATAAACATTCAGGTTCAGTTACTAGCTTGTTGATTTCAAACACTAAAATTTAACAAAGAATACAATAAAAAACTATGAGAGTAGTCTCTCATAGTTGAAATTTTTATATATAGTTTTTTATCGGTGCAAAGGTTTTTCGATGGATTGAACATGGGCCGTATTTTTGAATTGCTTGGATATGTTCATTTGTACCGTAGCCCATATTTTTATCAAACAAGTAATTTGGATACTCATCGGCATATCGCTTCATTAAACGGTCTCTCGTTACTTTCGCGACAACGGAAGCAGCTGCAATCGATACACTTGATGCATCACCTTTAATGATAGCTGTCTGTGGGATCGGTATCGTTAATTTCATTGCGTCTATTAAACAATAATCAGGCATTGTTTGAAGGTCACTAATTGCTGCTATCATCGCTTTTTTCGTTGCTTCATAAATATTAACCTTGTCTATTTCTTGCGCCGTAATAATTCCCGTTCCTACTG encodes:
- a CDS encoding DeoR/GlpR family DNA-binding transcription regulator; amino-acid sequence: MLTAERHRMIVELLKKKDIVSIQELVDETKTSESTIRRDLVQLEEKKALKRVHGGASRIQKKLDEPNILEKSAKNLSAKKAIAKYSASLIENGDCIYLDAGTSTLQLIQYLDSALEIVVVTNGVTNIEPLLSKGIRTYVVGGFLKASTNAMIGKDALASIQSYRFDKCFLGVNGIHPSLGFTTPDPEEAAMKKKALELSKESYVLADRSKIGEIAFSEIADISKASIITNDIDEETQDLYKEKTIIKVVTS
- a CDS encoding ribonuclease HII → MKTKTIKDISEMLKTVVSKEDPLFKILEMDERKGVQNLLNQWNKQQEVKEMNRKKFDQMMKYETKIKQQGFKYIAGIDEVGRGPLAGPVIAAAVILPEHFYLEGLNDSKQLSEKKRDEFYTIIMKEAVAVGTGIITAQEIDKVNIYEATKKAMIAAISDLQTMPDYCLIDAMKLTIPIPQTAIIKGDASSVSIAAASVVAKVTRDRLMKRYADEYPNYLFDKNMGYGTNEHIQAIQKYGPCSIHRKTFAPIKNYI